The following DNA comes from Deltaproteobacteria bacterium.
AGGTCAGGGGAAGCAGCAGAGAGATGGAGGCCGCCGGTCCCAACCCCGGAAGGACACCGACGAAAGTGCCTATGAGACAACCCACAAAGCATAGAAATATATTGGTAGGTTCCAGGGCTACTTGAAAAGCCAGGTAGACATGGGAAAAAAAATCCATTCCATCCTCCTTGGACCGCTCAGAATCCAAGCGGCCCTGTAGGTAATTGCACTTCCAACAGTACCACAAAGAGCAGGTAAGACACGACGGCCGTCAGGAGAGCCACCAGGGCGGTGATCCACCATCCCTTGGGTTCTATAAGCCGGGCCATTAAAAACATGAAGAGGAAGGTGGTGATCAGGTATCCCAAATAATTCAGGGCGACCCCGAAGGCCAGCAGGGCCACCAGGGCAAACACTAATTTCCTGAAGCTGCCGCTTTCCGGAAAGAAATCGCTGCCATTTTCCTTTTCTTTTTGAACCAACGCGGGAATCAGGACGAAAAGGGCAATAAAGATCAAGGCCATGCCTGATAAAAAGGGAAGGAATCCCGGTCCCGGCACGCCTTTTCTCATCAGGCCCTGGTGTAAGGCACCGCCCACAAACAGGCATCCCAGGGCCA
Coding sequences within:
- a CDS encoding tripartite tricarboxylate transporter TctB family protein; its protein translation is MKNRDVVSSIVWMALGCLFVGGALHQGLMRKGVPGPGFLPFLSGMALIFIALFVLIPALVQKEKENGSDFFPESGSFRKLVFALVALLAFGVALNYLGYLITTFLFMFLMARLIEPKGWWITALVALLTAVVSYLLFVVLLEVQLPTGPLGF